The proteins below are encoded in one region of Enhydrobacter sp.:
- the dcd gene encoding dCTP deaminase, giving the protein MAILSDRWIRRMAEEKGMIEPFVAAQKRDGIISYGLSSYGYDARVGNDFKIFTNVDSAVVDPKNFAENSFVDRTTDVCIIPPNSFALARTVEYFRIPRDVLVVCVGKSTYARCGIIVNVTPLEPEWEGHVTLEFSNTTPLPAKIYANEGAAQFLFLQGNEPCEISYRDKAGKYQGQRGVTLPKI; this is encoded by the coding sequence ATGGCAATCCTTTCCGACCGCTGGATCCGCCGCATGGCCGAGGAGAAGGGCATGATCGAGCCCTTCGTCGCGGCCCAAAAGCGGGACGGCATCATCTCCTACGGCCTGTCCTCCTACGGCTACGATGCCCGCGTGGGCAACGACTTCAAGATCTTCACCAATGTCGACTCGGCCGTGGTCGATCCCAAGAACTTCGCCGAGAACAGTTTCGTCGACCGCACGACCGATGTGTGCATCATTCCGCCCAACTCCTTCGCGCTGGCCCGCACCGTCGAATATTTCCGCATCCCGCGCGACGTGCTCGTCGTGTGCGTGGGCAAGTCGACCTACGCCCGCTGCGGCATCATCGTGAACGTGACTCCGCTCGAGCCCGAGTGGGAGGGGCACGTCACCCTCGAGTTTTCCAACACCACGCCCTTGCCGGCGAAGATCTATGCCAACGAAGGCGCGGCGCAGTTCCTGTTCTTGCAGGGCAACGAGCCCTGCGAGATCTCCTATCGCGACAAGGCCGGCAAGTACCAGGGCCAGCGCGGCGTCACGCTGCCCAAGATCTGA
- a CDS encoding CerR family C-terminal domain-containing protein, producing MNHSALRQRPGAYARGEDTRRRILETALEIFAAVGYEGASTRHLAERAGVNLPAIQYYFGSKEGLYRAVIEQIVQHNEARMAPLALKVRAALAGSETPRAELLDLLCEMLEAFVGLIAGGPQNESRRLLYARAEIECTAGLELLHKTGMRQIFEPCLALVGRLLGRSVEDQAVVLRTVALLGQVTIFCNRGVREALGLELFSEERVRAVQALVRSQTEAIMRDAMAASCQTEPRADHNR from the coding sequence ATGAACCACAGCGCATTACGGCAACGACCGGGCGCCTATGCCCGCGGCGAGGACACCCGCCGGCGCATCCTCGAGACGGCGCTCGAGATCTTCGCCGCCGTCGGCTACGAGGGCGCCAGCACCCGGCATCTCGCCGAGCGTGCGGGCGTGAACTTGCCGGCTATTCAATACTATTTCGGCAGCAAGGAAGGCCTTTACCGCGCCGTCATCGAGCAGATCGTGCAGCACAACGAGGCACGCATGGCGCCGCTGGCCTTGAAGGTTCGCGCCGCGCTCGCCGGTTCCGAGACCCCGCGCGCGGAGCTGCTCGATCTCCTGTGCGAAATGCTCGAGGCGTTCGTCGGCCTGATCGCCGGCGGACCGCAAAACGAGAGCCGGCGCCTGCTTTATGCGCGGGCCGAGATCGAGTGCACGGCCGGCCTCGAGCTCTTGCACAAGACGGGGATGCGCCAGATCTTCGAGCCCTGTCTTGCGCTGGTCGGCCGGCTGCTTGGCCGCTCGGTCGAGGATCAGGCGGTCGTGCTGCGCACGGTGGCGCTGCTCGGCCAGGTGACGATCTTCTGCAATCGCGGCGTGCGCGAGGCGCTCGGCCTCGAACTCTTCAGCGAGGAGCGCGTGCGGGCCGTCCAGGCGCTGGTGCGCTCCCAGACCGAGGCCATCATGCGCGACGCCATGGCGGCGTCGTGCCAGACCGAACCCAGGGCGGACCATAATCGATGA
- a CDS encoding efflux RND transporter periplasmic adaptor subunit → MIKRMLIMLVLVGATLFGVFGFKSFVDGKIKEAMSGMGNQPQTVATAVAQLTDWQAQVEAVGSLRAVRGADLSLELAGVVDKIEFKSGQDVKAGQVLLRLRNDDDVAKLESLEAVAKLAQITYDRDLKQFKAQAVSQATIDSDAANLKNSKAQVEQQRAIVDKKILRAPFDGNLGLRQVDLGQYLAPGTVVVTLQALTPIYADFLLPQQALDKIEVGQPVTAKVDTYPGKTFTGKITAINPKVEASTRNVQVRATIQNPDRLLMPGMYVTVDTEIGEPRKMVTLPQTAISYNSYGDLVYVVEEKGKGSDGKPQLAVRQTFVAVGPTRGDQVAITKGLKEGTTVVTAGQMKLRNGVPVVVDNSVVPKDDPDPKPVDH, encoded by the coding sequence ATGATCAAGCGAATGCTCATCATGTTGGTTCTGGTCGGGGCTACCCTGTTCGGGGTCTTCGGCTTCAAGAGCTTCGTCGACGGCAAGATCAAGGAAGCCATGTCGGGCATGGGCAACCAGCCGCAGACGGTGGCCACGGCGGTCGCGCAGTTGACCGACTGGCAGGCACAGGTCGAGGCCGTCGGCTCGCTGCGGGCAGTCAGAGGTGCCGATCTCTCGCTCGAGCTCGCCGGTGTGGTCGACAAGATCGAGTTCAAGTCCGGCCAGGACGTCAAGGCCGGCCAGGTGCTCCTGCGCCTGCGCAACGACGACGATGTTGCCAAGCTCGAATCGCTCGAGGCCGTGGCCAAGCTCGCCCAGATCACCTACGACCGCGATCTCAAGCAGTTCAAGGCCCAGGCGGTGAGCCAGGCGACGATCGACAGCGACGCCGCCAACCTAAAGAACAGCAAGGCGCAGGTCGAACAGCAGCGCGCGATCGTCGACAAGAAGATCCTGAGGGCTCCGTTCGACGGCAATCTCGGCCTGCGGCAGGTCGATCTCGGCCAATACCTCGCGCCGGGAACTGTGGTCGTCACCCTGCAGGCGCTGACGCCGATCTATGCCGACTTCCTGCTGCCGCAGCAGGCGCTCGACAAGATCGAGGTCGGGCAGCCGGTGACCGCGAAGGTCGACACCTATCCGGGCAAGACCTTCACGGGCAAGATCACGGCCATCAATCCCAAGGTCGAGGCCTCGACGCGCAACGTGCAGGTGCGCGCCACCATCCAAAATCCGGACAGGCTGCTGATGCCCGGCATGTACGTAACCGTCGACACCGAGATCGGCGAGCCGCGGAAGATGGTGACGCTGCCGCAGACGGCGATCAGCTACAACTCCTACGGCGACCTGGTCTATGTCGTCGAGGAGAAGGGCAAGGGTTCGGACGGCAAGCCACAGCTCGCCGTGCGACAGACCTTCGTCGCCGTCGGACCGACGCGCGGCGACCAGGTCGCCATCACCAAGGGACTGAAGGAAGGCACGACCGTCGTCACGGCGGGCCAGATGAAGCTGCGCAACGGCGTGCCGGTCGTGGTCGACAACTCGGTGGTGCCGAAGGACGATCCCGATCCCAAGCCGGTCGATCACTGA
- a CDS encoding enoyl-CoA hydratase: MTPAAHKIEVRREQREKGAVVHVVYDYSRRLNVLGPPALHDLADTFHTLAKDDDLRVVVLSGAGGRAFIGGADINHMAALRQGEEGRAFITLIHKLCQSIRDCPVPVICRMEGYTLGAGLEVAAACDMRIASDNAFFGMPEVKVGVPSVVEAALLPRLVGWGRTARLLLTAETIDAAAAEAWGLVEEVVPVAELDAAVERSVQAIVEAVPAAVRSQKRLMRRWERLSLDEAVQVGIDAFAQSVAEGGHLQPMAEFVHRKKK; the protein is encoded by the coding sequence ATGACGCCTGCTGCGCACAAGATCGAAGTCCGGCGCGAGCAGCGCGAGAAGGGTGCGGTCGTCCATGTGGTCTACGACTATTCGCGGCGGCTGAACGTGCTGGGTCCGCCGGCGCTGCACGATCTTGCCGACACCTTCCATACGCTGGCCAAGGACGATGATCTGCGGGTCGTCGTGCTGTCGGGGGCGGGCGGGCGCGCCTTCATCGGGGGCGCCGACATCAATCACATGGCGGCATTGCGCCAGGGCGAGGAGGGTCGTGCTTTCATCACCCTGATCCACAAGCTCTGCCAGTCGATCCGCGACTGCCCCGTGCCGGTGATCTGCCGCATGGAAGGCTATACGCTGGGCGCAGGCCTCGAGGTCGCGGCGGCGTGCGACATGCGTATCGCATCGGACAACGCCTTCTTCGGCATGCCGGAGGTGAAAGTCGGCGTGCCGTCGGTGGTCGAGGCGGCATTGCTGCCCCGCCTGGTCGGCTGGGGGCGCACCGCGCGGCTGCTGCTCACCGCGGAGACGATCGACGCCGCGGCGGCCGAGGCCTGGGGATTGGTCGAGGAGGTGGTGCCGGTGGCCGAACTGGACGCGGCAGTGGAGCGTTCGGTGCAGGCCATCGTCGAGGCTGTCCCCGCCGCTGTGCGCAGCCAGAAGCGGTTGATGCGCCGCTGGGAACGGCTGTCACTCGACGAGGCGGTGCAGGTGGGCATCGACGCCTTCGCGCAATCCGTTGCCGAGGGCGGGCATCTCCAACCCATGGCAGAGTTCGTCCACCGCAAGAAGAAATAG
- a CDS encoding efflux RND transporter permease subunit, whose translation MKFTDIFIRRPVLATVVSLMILVVGLRSVFTLPVLQYPQTENAVVTVTTTFYGADPAVIAGFITTPLEKAIAQANGIDYMTSSSISGVSTITVYLRLNWDANKAMTEINAKVNSVLNALPTGTQQPVLTVKVGQTIDAMYLGFSSDKLAPNQITDYITRVVQPKLQAVEGVQTAEILGGKNFALRAWLDPQKLAAYGLTAADVANQLSANDYISGLGNTKGQMVQVTLTASTALRTLNEFRNLVLKQDGGAIVRLSDVAKVTLGSEDYESEVGFDGAQAVYIGIQVAPAANLLNVVKGVRAIWPDLVSQLPQGLEGRIVYDSTAFVNSSIDEVVRTLVEALLIVTVVVFLFLGSLRSVFIPTVAIPLSLVGTFSMMLIFGFSINLLTLLALVLAIGLVVDDAIIVVENVNRHLEEGMKPVPAAIQAARELGSPIIAMTVVLVAVYVPIGFQKGLTGALFTEFAFTLVGAVTISAIVALTLSPMMCSRLLKPHGEGVTRWEAAFIRFIDRNFDRLRRGYGRWLDGSLSYLPVTATFAVIILGSIYFFYSSIKAELAPQEDQGVIITLATNSPTATLDQRLMYARQVYEIFAKHPETDHVFQLDVPGQAIAGMVLKPWDERKLTSNDLQPVIQQQVAGIAGAQVVAFQLPPLPGSTGLPVQFVITTTGGFESLNEVAQNFLKEALQSGMFIFLNTDLKIDQPQATVQIDRDKAAQLGLKMSDIGGALAWMLGGGYVNYFNLDGRSYKVMPQVQQRSRLNSDQVKNYYINASDGTPVPVSTVAKITTKAIPESLNHFQQLNSATIQGVAFPGVSQADALKFLQDLAARTLPAGYSVDYGGQSRQYIQESGGFVTTFAFALIIIFLSLAALFESFRDPLIILFSVPMSIAGALLFLLVLSTFGVLGATMNIYTQVGLVTLMGLISKHGILIVEVANEQQTLGKSKREAVVAAASIRFRPILMTTAAMVLGVVPLIMATGAGALSRFCMGLVIASGLSLGTLFTLFVVPAVYVMLAGDHHRKDDEAEEALPAPAE comes from the coding sequence ATGAAGTTCACGGACATCTTCATCCGCCGCCCCGTGCTGGCGACGGTGGTCAGCCTGATGATCCTCGTCGTGGGGCTGCGCTCGGTGTTCACGCTGCCGGTGCTGCAGTATCCTCAGACCGAGAACGCGGTCGTCACCGTGACAACGACCTTCTACGGCGCCGACCCTGCCGTGATCGCGGGGTTCATCACCACGCCGCTCGAGAAGGCGATCGCGCAGGCCAACGGCATCGACTACATGACGTCGTCCTCGATCAGCGGGGTCAGCACCATCACGGTCTACCTGCGGCTGAACTGGGACGCCAACAAGGCGATGACCGAGATCAACGCCAAGGTGAACTCGGTGCTGAACGCCCTGCCGACGGGCACGCAGCAGCCGGTGCTGACGGTCAAGGTCGGTCAGACCATCGACGCCATGTATCTCGGCTTCTCGAGCGACAAGCTCGCGCCCAACCAGATCACGGACTACATCACGCGCGTGGTGCAGCCCAAGCTGCAGGCGGTCGAAGGCGTGCAGACGGCCGAGATACTGGGCGGCAAGAACTTCGCGCTGCGCGCCTGGCTCGATCCGCAGAAGCTCGCCGCCTATGGCCTCACCGCGGCCGACGTGGCGAACCAGCTCTCCGCCAACGACTACATCTCCGGCCTGGGCAATACCAAGGGCCAGATGGTGCAGGTGACGCTCACCGCGTCGACGGCGCTGCGCACGCTCAATGAATTCCGCAACCTCGTGCTGAAGCAGGACGGCGGGGCCATCGTGCGCCTCTCCGACGTGGCGAAGGTGACGCTGGGCTCGGAAGACTATGAGAGCGAGGTCGGCTTCGACGGTGCCCAGGCAGTCTATATCGGCATTCAGGTGGCGCCGGCGGCCAATCTGCTGAACGTGGTCAAGGGCGTGCGGGCCATCTGGCCGGATCTCGTCTCCCAGCTCCCGCAGGGGCTGGAGGGCAGGATCGTCTACGACTCGACTGCGTTCGTGAACAGTTCGATCGACGAGGTGGTCCGCACGCTCGTGGAAGCGCTGCTGATCGTCACCGTGGTGGTGTTCCTGTTCCTGGGCTCCCTGCGATCGGTGTTCATTCCGACGGTGGCCATCCCCCTGTCACTGGTCGGCACCTTCTCGATGATGCTGATCTTCGGGTTCTCCATCAATCTCCTGACGCTCCTCGCCCTGGTGCTCGCCATCGGCCTGGTGGTCGACGACGCGATCATCGTGGTCGAGAACGTCAACCGCCATCTCGAGGAGGGTATGAAGCCCGTTCCCGCCGCCATCCAGGCGGCGCGCGAGCTCGGCAGCCCGATCATCGCCATGACGGTGGTGTTGGTCGCCGTCTACGTGCCGATCGGCTTCCAGAAGGGCCTGACCGGCGCGCTCTTCACCGAGTTCGCCTTCACGCTGGTGGGCGCCGTGACCATCTCCGCGATCGTGGCGCTCACGCTTTCGCCGATGATGTGCTCGCGGCTCCTGAAGCCGCACGGCGAGGGGGTCACCCGCTGGGAAGCCGCCTTCATCCGGTTCATCGACCGCAATTTCGATCGGCTGCGGCGCGGCTACGGACGGTGGCTCGACGGCAGTCTGAGCTATCTCCCGGTGACGGCGACGTTCGCCGTCATCATCCTGGGCAGCATCTATTTCTTCTATTCGAGCATCAAGGCCGAGCTGGCGCCGCAGGAGGACCAGGGCGTCATCATCACCTTGGCCACCAACTCGCCGACGGCGACGCTCGACCAGCGCCTGATGTATGCGCGGCAGGTCTACGAGATCTTCGCCAAGCATCCGGAGACGGATCACGTCTTCCAGCTCGACGTACCGGGGCAGGCAATCGCCGGCATGGTGCTGAAGCCCTGGGACGAGCGCAAGCTCACCTCCAACGACCTTCAGCCGGTCATCCAGCAGCAGGTGGCGGGCATCGCCGGTGCGCAGGTGGTGGCCTTCCAGCTTCCGCCGCTGCCCGGCAGCACCGGCCTGCCGGTCCAGTTCGTGATCACCACCACCGGCGGCTTCGAGTCGTTGAACGAGGTGGCGCAGAACTTCCTGAAGGAGGCGCTGCAGAGCGGCATGTTCATCTTCCTGAACACCGACCTCAAGATCGACCAGCCTCAGGCCACGGTACAGATCGATCGCGACAAGGCGGCCCAGCTCGGGCTCAAGATGAGCGACATCGGTGGCGCGCTCGCCTGGATGCTGGGCGGCGGCTACGTCAACTACTTCAACCTCGACGGCCGGTCCTACAAGGTGATGCCGCAGGTGCAGCAGCGCTCGCGGCTCAATTCCGACCAGGTCAAGAACTACTACATCAACGCGTCCGACGGCACGCCTGTGCCGGTCTCGACCGTGGCGAAGATCACCACCAAGGCGATCCCCGAGTCGCTGAACCACTTCCAGCAGCTCAACAGCGCCACGATCCAGGGCGTCGCCTTTCCGGGCGTTTCCCAAGCCGATGCCCTCAAGTTCCTCCAGGATCTCGCCGCGCGCACCCTGCCGGCCGGCTACTCGGTCGACTATGGCGGCCAGTCGCGGCAGTACATCCAGGAATCGGGCGGCTTCGTCACCACCTTCGCCTTCGCCCTGATCATCATCTTCCTGTCGCTGGCGGCGCTGTTCGAAAGCTTCCGCGACCCGTTGATCATCCTGTTCTCCGTGCCGATGTCGATTGCGGGCGCGCTCCTGTTCCTGCTCGTGCTCAGCACTTTCGGCGTGCTCGGCGCGACCATGAACATCTACACGCAGGTCGGCCTGGTGACGCTGATGGGCCTCATCAGCAAGCACGGCATCCTGATCGTGGAGGTGGCCAACGAGCAGCAGACGCTCGGCAAGTCGAAGCGCGAGGCCGTCGTGGCGGCCGCAAGCATCCGATTCCGGCCGATCCTGATGACCACGGCGGCGATGGTGCTCGGCGTGGTGCCGCTGATCATGGCCACCGGGGCCGGCGCTCTGTCGCGCTTCTGCATGGGGCTGGTGATCGCTTCGGGCCTTTCGCTCGGCACCTTGTTCACGCTGTTCGTGGTCCCGGCGGTGTATGTCATGCTGGCGGGCGATCACCACAGGAAGGACGACGAGGCCGAGGAGGCGCTGCCGGCCCCGGCCGAGTGA
- a CDS encoding DUF2948 family protein, protein MADKLRLTALDADDLAVISAAVQDSLVAVRDCAFFAGEKRFVLLLNRFCWEADATIETAYWRTHSALVFNEVDAVHHHKIPLQQPDRMLELLAVGQQKDGSVVLSFAAGRAIRLEIGRLACHLGDVGEPWPTPWKPAHPAG, encoded by the coding sequence ATGGCCGACAAGCTCAGGCTCACGGCGCTGGACGCCGACGATCTCGCGGTGATCTCGGCGGCGGTGCAGGATTCGCTGGTCGCCGTCCGCGACTGTGCCTTCTTCGCCGGGGAGAAGCGTTTTGTTCTCCTGCTGAACCGGTTCTGTTGGGAAGCCGACGCGACCATCGAGACGGCTTACTGGCGGACCCATTCCGCCCTTGTTTTCAACGAGGTGGATGCCGTCCATCACCACAAGATCCCGCTCCAGCAGCCCGACCGGATGCTGGAATTGCTGGCCGTGGGCCAGCAGAAGGACGGATCGGTGGTGCTGAGCTTCGCCGCCGGTCGTGCCATACGGCTGGAAATCGGCCGGCTTGCATGCCATTTGGGGGACGTCGGGGAGCCTTGGCCCACCCCGTGGAAGCCCGCCCATCCGGCCGGATAG
- the murA gene encoding UDP-N-acetylglucosamine 1-carboxyvinyltransferase, with product MDRIRIKGGRALKGEIVVSGSKNACLPAMAAALLTDQPLVLKNVPRLADITTMMQLLRQHGVEIEAAPGENGHAHGTRLTLRADRITSTTAPYDIVRKMRASVLVLGPLLAREGEARVSLPGGCSIGARPVDLHIAGLKAMGADIDIDGGYIVARAPKGLKGARFTFPKVSVGATENLMMAAALARGTTVLDNAAREPEIVDLAACLSKMGVPIAGIGTETLTIEGVAQLKSATHVVIPDRIETGSYAMAIAMTSGDVELVGGRLELMEAAAQSLRAAGVVFERTNRGFRVRRANGELHGVDVMTEPYPGFPTDLQAQMMALMTRAEGASMITETIFESRFMHVPELMRMGANVTIHHESALVRGVPKLRGAEVMATDLRASVSLAIAALAAEGETTLHRVYHLDRGYERLEEKLAACGADIERLKG from the coding sequence ATGGATCGCATCCGTATCAAGGGCGGCCGCGCGCTCAAAGGCGAGATCGTCGTGTCTGGATCGAAGAATGCCTGCCTGCCGGCCATGGCGGCGGCATTGCTCACCGACCAGCCGCTCGTCCTCAAGAACGTTCCCCGGCTCGCCGACATCACCACCATGATGCAGCTCCTTCGCCAGCATGGCGTGGAGATCGAGGCCGCGCCCGGCGAGAACGGCCACGCCCACGGCACCCGGCTGACGCTCCGCGCCGACAGAATCACCTCGACCACCGCGCCCTACGATATCGTGCGCAAGATGCGTGCTTCCGTGCTGGTGCTCGGCCCCCTGCTGGCGCGCGAGGGCGAGGCGCGCGTGTCGCTGCCCGGCGGCTGCTCGATCGGGGCGCGGCCCGTCGACCTGCATATCGCCGGGCTGAAGGCCATGGGCGCCGACATCGATATCGATGGCGGCTACATCGTCGCCCGGGCGCCCAAGGGATTGAAGGGAGCGCGCTTCACCTTCCCCAAGGTCTCGGTCGGCGCCACCGAGAACCTGATGATGGCGGCGGCGCTGGCACGGGGAACGACCGTGCTCGACAACGCCGCTCGCGAACCCGAGATCGTCGATCTCGCCGCGTGCCTCTCGAAGATGGGCGTGCCCATCGCCGGCATCGGCACCGAGACGCTGACGATCGAGGGCGTCGCCCAGCTCAAGTCGGCGACGCACGTCGTGATTCCGGACCGCATCGAGACCGGCAGCTACGCCATGGCCATCGCCATGACGTCGGGCGATGTCGAGTTGGTCGGCGGCCGGCTCGAGCTGATGGAGGCCGCGGCGCAGAGCCTGCGCGCGGCGGGCGTGGTCTTCGAGAGGACGAATCGCGGCTTCCGCGTGCGTCGGGCCAACGGCGAGCTGCACGGCGTCGACGTGATGACCGAGCCCTATCCGGGTTTCCCGACCGACCTGCAGGCGCAGATGATGGCGCTGATGACCCGCGCCGAAGGAGCTTCGATGATCACCGAGACGATCTTCGAAAGCCGATTCATGCATGTGCCGGAGCTGATGCGCATGGGCGCCAATGTCACCATCCACCACGAGTCGGCGCTGGTCCGTGGCGTGCCGAAGCTACGCGGCGCGGAGGTGATGGCGACGGACTTGCGCGCTTCGGTATCGCTCGCCATCGCCGCCCTCGCCGCGGAAGGCGAGACCACGCTGCACCGCGTCTATCACCTCGACCGCGGCTATGAGCGGCTGGAGGAGAAGCTCGCCGCATGCGGCGCCGACATCGAGCGGTTGAAGGGGTAA
- the hisG gene encoding ATP phosphoribosyltransferase: MSSEANEKLILAVPKGRILGEASPLLAAANIEPEEAFADPDARQLRFATNHADLDIIRVRSFDVATFVAFGAAHLGIAGYDVLMEFDYPEIYAPIDLGIGKCRLAVAEPAEMAGSDDPRRWSHVRIATKYPEVTRRHFAARGVQAECVKLSGAMELAPSLGLSHRIVDLVDSGRTLRDNGLVEIEHIADITSRFIVNRAALKTQSERIGHWVDRFREVSRAA, translated from the coding sequence TTGTCGAGCGAAGCCAACGAAAAATTGATCCTGGCGGTGCCGAAGGGGCGCATCCTCGGCGAAGCGTCGCCCCTGCTCGCCGCCGCCAATATCGAGCCGGAGGAGGCCTTCGCCGATCCGGACGCCCGCCAACTGCGCTTCGCCACCAACCATGCCGACCTCGACATCATCCGCGTGCGGTCCTTCGACGTCGCGACCTTTGTCGCGTTCGGCGCCGCCCATCTCGGCATCGCGGGTTACGATGTGCTGATGGAGTTCGACTATCCCGAGATCTATGCGCCGATCGACCTCGGCATCGGCAAATGCCGGCTGGCGGTGGCCGAGCCGGCCGAGATGGCGGGAAGCGACGATCCGCGGCGCTGGAGCCACGTGCGCATCGCCACCAAGTATCCCGAGGTGACGCGCCGCCACTTCGCCGCGCGCGGCGTGCAGGCCGAGTGCGTCAAGCTTTCGGGCGCGATGGAGCTTGCGCCATCGCTCGGCCTCAGCCATCGCATCGTCGACCTGGTCGATTCCGGCCGCACGCTGCGCGACAACGGCCTGGTCGAGATCGAGCACATCGCCGACATCACCTCGCGCTTCATCGTCAATCGCGCCGCCCTCAAGACGCAGTCGGAGCGGATCGGTCACTGGGTCGACCGCTTCCGCGAGGTGAGCCGTGCCGCTTAG
- a CDS encoding efflux transporter outer membrane subunit, with translation MTRSTSSLSRAARRAGLGVLALASLAAAGGCAIGPDFKRPAKPTTTGYTPENLVPTTASAGITDGGAAQTFDPGADIPGQWWELYRSPELNTLIAEALKANPDLDAAQASLRQANELLYAQQGTLFPTFSANGQAQQQKFNGASTGQPGLVQVFGVTTGSLNVSYNPDIWGGARRSVEAQAAQAEVERFQLEATYLTLTSNVVVAAVNLASLRAQIAATEDIIRIQTDSLRVVQTQFDLGGAARSDVLQQQATLASTQAQLPPLQKQLAQQRNQLMTLLGKPPTEDAGQGLRLSTLHLPEQLPLSLPSQLVEQRPDVRSAEAQLHVASANVGVAEAAQFPQFQITGLWGVASAGLSTFFMPGSGVWNIGISLAQTLIDGGQLEHKKLAAAAAYDKAAAQYRSTVLSAFQDVANALRALQSDADTLKATVLAEQTAQASLNLAQQQYQLGAVNYLTLLNSQQQYQNALVNRVKAQGQRYADTAALFQALGGGWWNRNDVRPESNGKPGGIVNLPPVQDIKPPRAGH, from the coding sequence ATGACGCGTTCCACTTCTTCCCTGTCGCGTGCCGCCCGGCGCGCGGGTCTCGGTGTCCTTGCGCTGGCAAGTCTCGCCGCCGCGGGCGGCTGCGCGATCGGTCCGGATTTCAAGCGGCCCGCCAAGCCCACGACGACCGGCTACACGCCGGAAAATCTCGTTCCGACGACGGCATCGGCGGGCATCACCGACGGCGGCGCGGCGCAAACCTTCGATCCCGGCGCGGATATTCCCGGCCAGTGGTGGGAGCTCTATCGCTCGCCCGAACTCAATACGCTGATCGCTGAGGCGCTCAAGGCCAATCCCGACCTCGATGCCGCGCAGGCCTCGCTGCGTCAGGCCAATGAGCTGCTCTATGCGCAGCAGGGCACGTTGTTCCCGACCTTCAGCGCCAATGGCCAGGCCCAGCAGCAGAAGTTCAACGGCGCGAGCACGGGTCAGCCGGGTCTCGTCCAGGTGTTCGGTGTCACCACCGGCTCGCTCAACGTTTCCTACAACCCGGACATCTGGGGCGGCGCGCGGCGGTCGGTCGAGGCGCAGGCGGCGCAGGCCGAGGTCGAGCGTTTCCAGCTCGAGGCGACGTACCTGACCCTTACGTCCAACGTCGTCGTGGCGGCAGTGAACCTCGCCTCGTTGCGCGCCCAGATCGCCGCGACCGAGGACATCATCCGGATCCAGACCGATTCGCTGCGCGTGGTGCAGACCCAGTTCGACCTGGGCGGTGCGGCGCGCTCGGACGTGCTGCAGCAGCAGGCCACGCTGGCATCCACCCAGGCGCAGCTTCCGCCATTGCAGAAGCAGCTCGCCCAGCAGCGCAACCAGCTCATGACGCTGCTCGGCAAGCCGCCGACCGAGGATGCCGGGCAGGGGCTCAGGCTCTCCACCCTGCATCTGCCGGAGCAACTGCCGCTCAGCCTGCCCTCGCAGCTCGTGGAGCAGCGGCCCGACGTGCGTTCGGCCGAGGCGCAGCTCCACGTCGCGAGCGCCAATGTCGGCGTGGCCGAGGCGGCGCAGTTTCCGCAGTTCCAGATCACCGGTCTGTGGGGCGTTGCATCGGCCGGCTTGAGCACGTTCTTCATGCCGGGCTCGGGTGTCTGGAATATCGGCATCAGCCTTGCGCAGACGCTGATCGACGGCGGCCAGCTCGAGCACAAGAAGCTCGCCGCGGCGGCGGCCTACGACAAGGCGGCCGCGCAGTACCGCAGCACCGTGCTCTCGGCGTTCCAGGACGTGGCCAATGCGCTGCGTGCCTTGCAGTCCGACGCCGACACGCTGAAGGCGACGGTGCTGGCCGAGCAGACGGCGCAGGCCAGCCTCAATCTCGCGCAGCAGCAGTACCAGCTCGGCGCGGTCAACTACCTGACGCTCCTGAACTCGCAGCAGCAGTACCAGAACGCGCTGGTCAACCGCGTGAAGGCGCAGGGGCAGCGCTATGCCGACACCGCGGCGCTGTTCCAGGCGCTGGGCGGCGGCTGGTGGAACCGCAACGACGTCAGGCCCGAATCGAACGGCAAGCCGGGCGGCATCGTCAATCTGCCGCCGGTGCAGGACATCAAGCCGCCCCGCGCGGGACACTGA